The genomic window TAAAATGAGCACAGCAGAAACGTCAGATAGGTTGGACCAATGTGCTTGAatatatatctttaaacattaaagttacagttaaaaaaatgacTAGAAATCAACAAGTTTTCCAAATTTGTATATCTCTGAAATTGGAATCAATTGCCAGTTTTCTAATCTGTAGTTAATGTCAAAACTTAAAGTAGATGGGGTGGGATTTATTACCCATGCTGCAACCAGCCATGAGGGACAATCAAGATATTTTTGCTTCACTTTTTGCTACAAAAAATACTGTTAGGGCCtttttatggtggagggagggtcatgcattttcccctaatcactcagggaggctcatgGAAAAATACTTGTAGATGTGGGAAGGGTCAAGATTTAAAACACAAGTCTCATCCCAGCCACCcacctcctctgataagtagagaacagtccctaataAAGTCTCTAAATGAAACACTTTGAGGCTGTCACAACAAACATCCAGTGTCTTCACACAGATCTACCCATAAACCAGTACCTCCATATAACTATATTTTCATGCTGTGGTTAGGGGTAATTTGTTGAAAGCAGTCGTTATCGCAAACCCAGGTCCCTTGACTCCGTGATAGGTGATGCTGCAGCAGCACAGGCTCAGTCAGTGATGATGAGGGCAAAACACGACGTGAGAGAGACGCTAttcccctctgtgtgtgtggcactCAAATTTTGAGGAAGTCAAGAAACTGAAGAAAATGGACGACGTGTGTGTGGCGGTGCTTGACGGATTTTTACCTGCACCGACGGTGAAAAATGGGATCTATGCCTTCATGTCGGGGTTCGTGGAGACAGACGGATCGAGGATCTGCACTAAAACGACGATGCTAGCCTGCTAGCTTGCTCTTTGATGTCTGTTCCTCTGGCACATAACGTTACTGCCGGGGTTATAACTAATTTCAACCGCTGCGTTAAAAACTTTTAGTGCTTTTATTTCGATTTTTTATTACTCAATAATTAGAGTAACTTAACGTAAACTCAAACTGGCAACTTTACCTGGTGATATTTAGCGTCTTGCTACATTAGTTAGCTGACTTTAGTGTAGCTATTAGCGTTAAAGCTAGCTTAAATATGTTACGCTAATTAACATAACGTTAGCTTGAAAGTCAGTGAGTAACGTAATTTACGTGACAGTGACTACAACCAGCTTGGTTCGTTAAACAGCCGTTACGGAGCGATAAACGTTAGTGAGGTTAAGCTATTTGCAATTATTTCCTCTTACATAAGAACAAACTTATACCGTTAACGTTACCTACATGTTTTTTATTAACTTCGATAATGGGGTTGAACATAAACGTTACATTTGCAAAACCTGTAATGTATTGCTCTTGAAGGTAACGTTAAAATACAGTCTTTGCTTGTTAGGTTGATTAGAAACTTTAACGACTACCTCACCGGATGGGACCAGAAAAAGAGACATTATGTGACATTTGAGGCAATTTTCTGCGTGTGTCAACATATCAGCTTCCCCTTATGTAGGTTTTCCCTTAGCTAAAGTGTGTTAAGCTACAGCAGGAGCGCTGACACATCTGTAAGTAATAAAATTTTCCAGAGCAGCCTCATCAAGTGTGGCTCATAACTGCTAGATATGCGTCTTTCCTCCTTTTTGGCCGTGTTCAGGCCTGCTTTACCCCTTATCCTCGGGCTGTCTCTGGGATGTAGTCTGAGCCTTTTGATGGTGTCCTGGACACAAGGGGATACTGATGATTCCTGTGGAGATGAACTGGggaatgggaggcttttaataGGCAGAGGAGATGCCCCTAGAGACTCAAGGGATGGAGCTGGAGAAGAGGACTTCCAGCCACGTATTGTGCCCTATCATAAGGATCCAAACAAGCCACACAAGAAAGTCCTCAGGTGAGTGGGGAAGTCATGTCTTTGTGAGGTCATACATAATGCAGCACCCTTTTCCCAACAAATTTGCACACATCACAGCCCTTTATATCTCATGGGTTTGTTTTAAGAAACTGGGAACAATTGGCATCCACAGGAATTCTCAACTTAATAGTCCCACATTTAAATCTTCCCACAATTATCTAAATGTTAGTGGCATGTACAATATAGGTGGCTAATCGACATCTAAATCTGTTCACggatatacactgcctggccaaaaaaaaagtcaccaccaaaaaaaaaggtcatacactctaatatttcgttggaccgcctttagctttgattacagcacacattcgctgtggcattgtttcgataagcttctgcaatgtcacaagatttatttccatccagtgttgcgttaatttttcaccaaaatcttgcattgatgatggtagagtctgaccgctgcacaaagccttctccagcacatcccaaagattctcaatggggttaaggtctggactctgtggtggccaatccatgtgtgaaaatgatgtctcatgctccctgaaccagtctttcacaatttgagcccgatgaatcctggcattgtcatcttggaatatgcccgtgccatcagggaagaaaaaatccattgatggaataacctggtcattcagtatattcaggtagtcagctgacctcattctttgagcacatactgttgctgaacctagacctgaccaactgcagcaaccccagatcataacactgcccccacaggcttgtacagtaggcactaggcatgatgggtgcatcacttcatctgcctctcttcttaccctgatgcgcccatcactctggaacagggtaaatctggactcatcagaccacatgaccttcttccattgctccagagtccgatctttatgctccctagcaaattgaagcctttttttccggttagcctcactgattagtggttttcttaaggctacacagctgttcagtcccaatcccttgagttcccttcgcattgtgcgtgtggaaatgctcttactttcactattaaacatagccctgagttctactgttgtttttcttcgatttgatctcaccaaacgtttaagtgatcgccgatcacgatcattgaggatttttttccggccacatttcttcctcgaagacgatgggtccccactatccttccagtttttaataatgcgttggacagttcttaacccaattttagtagtttctgcaatctccttagatgttttctctgcttgatgcatgccaatgatttgacccttctcaaacagactaacatcttttccacgaccacgggatgtgtctttcgacatggttgtttaggaaatgagaagcaactcattgcaccagttggggttaaataacttgttgccagctgaaagataatcgtccatgcagtaattatccaataggaggcttgtacctatttgcttagttaaatccaggtggtgactttttttttggccaggcagtgtacatTGGCTTCAATGTGGATGCTAGACATTTTGATCCAGAGATGCGTTATGATTTCATCCTCTTATACATGTCTTATTTCAAATCCAACAGTGTATCACTGGCTGGAAGTCTTACCCATTCCCATCACTTTTTATGCTTGTTTTACAAGAGTTTTATAACTTTGCCTAAACAAGTTTTAGTCTGTTAAGAATATATATTTCTTGTGATGGAAACACGTCGACTGTTATGAAAAATTATCACTTTTATTCTGTTTGTGATTTGATGTCCTCTATTTATTTGCTCTCTCCATTTGTCCTCACCTCTCCAGAACTCGTTACATTCACACTGAACTGGGCATCAGAGAGCGACTGCTGGTGGGTGTACTGACCTCCCGTGCCACCCTCAACACGCTGGCCGTGGCGGTGAACCGCACAGTTGCCCACCACTTCCACCGCACCTTCTTCTTCACAGGCCTGCGCAGCCCTAAGGTGCCTCACGGCATGACTGTGGTTGCCCACGGTGATGACCGTCCAGTGTGGCTGATGTACGAGACAGTGCGTCACCTCCATCAGCATTACGGCTCGGACTATGACTGGTTCCTCTTAGCCCAGGATGACACCTACATGCAAGCAGATCGTCTGTCGGAGCTGGTGGGCCACCTCAGTGCGGGTCAGGACCTGTATATGGGCCGAGCGGAGGAGTTTATTGGTGGAGAGGAGAAGGCACGATACTGCCACGGGGGGTACGGCTACCTGCTGTCTCGCAGTCTGTTGGCCCGTCTGCAGCCCCACCTTGACACCTGCCGTAATGACATCCTCAGTGTGAGACCTGATGAGTGGCTGGGCCGCTGCATTATTGACTACCTGGGTCTCAGTTGTGTGGAGGTGCACCAGGTAAAAAACACAGACGTAGGCATGGACACCAATAGAAATGtgcatagaaataaaaaaagaaaaatgcatttgcaCAGTTTTATTGATGGAataacatttaatttcattgtcattgtttttgtgtcttataGGAAATGACCTATCGTTACTTTGAGTTGGGGAAAAACGCAGATCCAGAGCGTGAAGACAGCGTACAGTTTAAAAATGCCTTCACAGTCCATCCTATATCAGAACCTAATCTCATGTACCGCCTACACAAACGCTTCAGCCAGATTGAGCTGGAATGGACTTACCTACAGATACAACAGCTGCAGGTTTGTAATACTTAAAGGATCAGCGTGTAAGATTtagcggcatctagtggtgatgaTTGCCAATTACAACCTGCTGAAACGTCTCCCGTGTGCCAAGCATGGACTCCTAGTTCGGAATCATTCAATGTTTAAtggtcaggaggtttttactgggagatgaattatctgcagaggtctcttcctcatcaaaacaaatgaaccaggtgattaaaatcagtaaaaaacacagaataaagcagtttcacattaaaaaggctgctggcccagcacctgctaatgtgtgctcatatTTTTTTCCTGGTTACTAGAGAGCCAgactttcaggaggtttttactgggaattatctgcagaggtatcttcctctccaaaacaaatagacacggggaattaaattaaattcttattttcaggtaattacaCTAAAACAACATACTTACTATActgtattccatttctgctaatatattccactaaattctacacactggaacGTTAACACTGCTATCTCCCAGCTAGAGACAAGTTTTTATGTGCCAGGACAGTATCAGGCTCCTTGGATGATGAGCTCCGTATGTTTGTTCTCCTCTCCACCACACCCCTTTTTTTGAACCAAGGCACAAATTCCTGACTAATACAATATTTAAACATGTCAAAAAGCCAAGACAAGGGATTGGGTGTTTTACTGGGGCATGCATTCCAGTGTCATCATCCTGTGAATATGATCTGTCTAAGAAGCCATATTGTCTAATTAAAGTTGCTGCTAATGATAGTTCATTAACCCTGTGTTGACTTAACGTTAAATATATCTTGCACCGCAGAGAAATCAAACATATCATGAAGGCAAATGTTGACACAGTACACAGTGCGTTCCTTTTTGACAGATTTGTGTGTGTACTCATTAGGTGCAGATCAACAACCTGAGTGACCTGACACCAGAGGGGAAGGCCGGAGTCACTTGGCCCATTGGAATCAACCCTCCCTTCAAACCAAGAACCCGTTTTGAGGTTATAAACTGGGAGTACTTTACGGAGGAGCATATTTACTCCTGCATCGACAGCTCCCCAAAGTGCGAGATGAAAGGGGCCGACCGTGCGGATGTAAACGCAGTTCTGGAAATTGCAGTGGAGCGCCTGAATGAACGCTACCAGCCCCAGCTACGCTTCCGGAAGCGGCGTCTACTCAACGGTTACCGACGCTTTGACCCCACGCGTGGTATGGAGTATGTGCTGGACCTTGCACTGGAGGCCTACACCCAGAAAGGTCACAGCCAAGTGATTGCCAAACGGGTTAACTTGTTGCGACCTCTAAGTGCAGTTGAGATTATCCCCATGCCGTATGTGACAGAGGCAACGCGGGTGCAGGTCATCCTACCTGTCACTGCCCAGGATCAGGACTTTGTTGGTAACTTCCTCGACATGTATGTGATGAACACTCTGGACACCCACGACAATGTCCTCCTCACGTTCCTGTTCATCTATGATCCCTTCGACGCACAGCGAGTCAGCCAGACTGATGTGTTTGCTGGCATTAAAGCCATGATCGGGGAGGTGGAGAAGCGCTACGGAGACGTGAAGATCCCCTGGATCAGCGTGAAGACGGAGGTGCCCTCACAGGTTAAGCTGATGGACATTATCTCTAAGAAGCACCCAGTGGACACGCTGTTTTTCCTGGCCAGTGTGTGGACGGAGGTCAATGCTGACTTCCTGAACCGCTGCAGAATGAACGCCATCAGCAACTGGCAGGTGTTCTTCCCCATCCACTTCCAAGAGTACAGTCCCGCCGTCATGTACCGCGACCAGCAGCCTTCTGCCGCCTCCTCCTCTTTTGCCTCAGAGTCGCTGCGAGACGGCCACTTTGACCGCCACGTTTTCGACGAGGCTTGCTTTTACAACGCGGACTACATGACCGCACGGACCAAGATGGCTGCTGATATCTTGGACAACGAGGAGCTGCTGGAGAGTATGGACGTTTATGACATATTTGTCCGTTACTCAGGCCTGCACGTGTTCAGAGCCGTAGAGCCAGCGCTAATCCAGAAATACGTGCGGCGAGTGTGCAACCCTCGGTTCAGTGAGGATATCTACCACCGCTGTATCCTCAGCAACCTGGAGGGTCTGGGGTCACGCTCACATCTAGCCATGGCTCTTTTTGAACAAGAGCAGGCCAACAGCACCTAAAGGCGTGTTCGTGCCTCAAACATACTGCCTGGACACAGAATAATGTGAATTATGGTACTTTTGTGATCCACACACTGAAATGCGCACCCTTGTATTTGGCAGAAAGAGGTCAGGATCAGCTAAAGAACAGTGTCGCCTGCTCATGGACACTTTGACAGAGCGAAAATGTGCTGATGCATACGTTCCTCCAGCTGAAAAT from Epinephelus lanceolatus isolate andai-2023 chromosome 20, ASM4190304v1, whole genome shotgun sequence includes these protein-coding regions:
- the chpf2 gene encoding chondroitin sulfate glucuronyltransferase, which codes for MRLSSFLAVFRPALPLILGLSLGCSLSLLMVSWTQGDTDDSCGDELGNGRLLIGRGDAPRDSRDGAGEEDFQPRIVPYHKDPNKPHKKVLRTRYIHTELGIRERLLVGVLTSRATLNTLAVAVNRTVAHHFHRTFFFTGLRSPKVPHGMTVVAHGDDRPVWLMYETVRHLHQHYGSDYDWFLLAQDDTYMQADRLSELVGHLSAGQDLYMGRAEEFIGGEEKARYCHGGYGYLLSRSLLARLQPHLDTCRNDILSVRPDEWLGRCIIDYLGLSCVEVHQEMTYRYFELGKNADPEREDSVQFKNAFTVHPISEPNLMYRLHKRFSQIELEWTYLQIQQLQVQINNLSDLTPEGKAGVTWPIGINPPFKPRTRFEVINWEYFTEEHIYSCIDSSPKCEMKGADRADVNAVLEIAVERLNERYQPQLRFRKRRLLNGYRRFDPTRGMEYVLDLALEAYTQKGHSQVIAKRVNLLRPLSAVEIIPMPYVTEATRVQVILPVTAQDQDFVGNFLDMYVMNTLDTHDNVLLTFLFIYDPFDAQRVSQTDVFAGIKAMIGEVEKRYGDVKIPWISVKTEVPSQVKLMDIISKKHPVDTLFFLASVWTEVNADFLNRCRMNAISNWQVFFPIHFQEYSPAVMYRDQQPSAASSSFASESLRDGHFDRHVFDEACFYNADYMTARTKMAADILDNEELLESMDVYDIFVRYSGLHVFRAVEPALIQKYVRRVCNPRFSEDIYHRCILSNLEGLGSRSHLAMALFEQEQANST